From the genome of Triticum aestivum cultivar Chinese Spring chromosome 3B, IWGSC CS RefSeq v2.1, whole genome shotgun sequence, one region includes:
- the LOC123066664 gene encoding protein ALP1-like, with protein sequence MFLYMVGQHHTNSSVRFWFWRSSETVSRYFNIVLRAMGELARDLIYIRSTDTHTKITSSPNRFYPYFEGCIGALDGTHVKACVPAHMVDKFRGRKSYPSQNVLAVVDFDLRFTYVLAGWEGSAHDSLVLKDALSRPTGLKIPEGKFFLADAGYAARPGILPPCRGVRYHLNEFGGPHEPTTENELFNHRHSSLRTTVKRAFGALKSRFKILTQRPFIPLKSQIKG encoded by the exons ATGTTCCTATACATGGTCGGTCAGCATCACACAAATTCATCTGTTCGATTTTGGTTCTGGCGATCTAGTGAAACAGTGAGCAGATATTTCAATATTGTCCTGCGTGCGATGGGGGAGTTAGCACGTGATCTAATTTATATTAGATCGACGGACACACACACAAAAATCACTAGCAGCCCGAACAGATTCTACCCGTACTTTGAG GGATGCATAGGGGCACTAGATGGCACTCATGTTAAGGCTTGTGTTCCTGCTCACATGGTGGACAAATTTAGGGGCCGCAAGTCATATCCCTCCCAAAATGTGCTAGCAGTTGTTGACTTCGACCTTCGGTTCACATATGTTCTAGCTGGTTGGGAGGGCTCTGCCCATGATTCTCTTGTGCTAAAAGATGCCCTCTCACGTCCAACAGGTCTGAAAATACCTGAAG GGAAATTTTTCTTGGCTGATGCCGGGTATGCTGCAAGGCCGGGGATATTGCCTCCTTGTCGTGGTGTGCGTTACCACCTAAATGAATTTGGTGGACCCCATGAACCAACTACGGAAAACGAATTATTCAACCACCGTCATTCATCACTTAGGACCACAGTTAAACGAGCATTTGGGGCTCTTAAGAGTCGCTTCAAGATTCTTACTCAAAGGCCCTTCATACCTTTAAAATCTCAGATTAAGGGGTAG